In Marinitoga sp. 1197, the genomic window TAATGCAAAAAGCGGTGTTGCTCATTTTATTGCAGAATCAGATGAGGATGCTATGAATATAGCCAAAAAACTCTTATCATACATTCCTTCTAACAATTTAGAGACTCCAGAAGATTTTGATTTTGATAATAATTTTGATTTACCTGAAAAGATTTATGAAATAGTATCTCCAAATCCAAAAAAAGGATATGATATTAGAGATATTTTAAATCTGGTGTTAGATAAAAATTCTTTCTTTGAAGTGCATAAATACTATGCCACAAATATAGTTGTGGGATTTGGTAGATTAGGAGGAAAAAGTGTTGGAATAATTGCTAACCAACCAAAGGTATTAGCTGGAGCTTTAGACATAAATTCTTCAGATAAAGCTGCAAGATTTATAAGATTCTGTGATGCGTTTAATATTCCTATTATTACATTTGTGGATACTCCGGGATTCTTACCAGGTGTTGGTCAGGAACATGGAGGAATAATCAGACATGGAGCTAAATTATTATATTCATATAGTGAAGCAACTGTACCAAAATTGACCGTGATTTTAAGAAAAGCTTACGGGGGCGCTTATATAGCCATGGCATCTCAACATATAGGGTCTGATTTTGTATTTGCATGGCCAACTGCAGAAATTGCTGTTATGGGATCAGAAGGAGCAGCGAATATTATATTCAGAAAAGATATACAAAATTCGGAAAATCCAGAAAAAACAAGAATGGAAAAAATTGAAGAATATAAAAAAGAATTTGCAAATCCTTATGTTGCAGCTGGAAGAGGTTATATAGAAGATGTTATAGATCCAAAAGAAACCAGAAAAGTTTTAATTCAAACATTATATATATCTGAATCAAAAGCTGAACCAAGACCAAATAAAAAACATGGAAATATTCCATTATA contains:
- a CDS encoding acyl-CoA carboxylase subunit beta, with amino-acid sequence MDEKFQEIYEEFLKRKEKLYEGGGETKIEKQHKLGKLTARERIELLVDKGSFVETDLFVKHRSTNFGLDKKIFPYDGVITGIGTINGQKIAIYSQDFTVQGGSLGEMHAKKIMKIQDMAMKYGIPIIGINDSGGARIQEGVDSLYGYGGIFYRNTLASGVIPQITIIAGPCAGGAVYSPAITDFIIMVDNTSQMFITGPQVIKAVTGENVDKNQLGGAMAHNAKSGVAHFIAESDEDAMNIAKKLLSYIPSNNLETPEDFDFDNNFDLPEKIYEIVSPNPKKGYDIRDILNLVLDKNSFFEVHKYYATNIVVGFGRLGGKSVGIIANQPKVLAGALDINSSDKAARFIRFCDAFNIPIITFVDTPGFLPGVGQEHGGIIRHGAKLLYSYSEATVPKLTVILRKAYGGAYIAMASQHIGSDFVFAWPTAEIAVMGSEGAANIIFRKDIQNSENPEKTRMEKIEEYKKEFANPYVAAGRGYIEDVIDPKETRKVLIQTLYISESKAEPRPNKKHGNIPL